One window of the Allosaccharopolyspora coralli genome contains the following:
- a CDS encoding arabinofuranosyltransferase, translating to MAGFFPQPTVTGPSPTDEPRQDSAVRLPLRSTVVELLLGSVLAVVVSMVLQFAATRLSISEPSYAPEALAAVATGLVVLVLFTLLTFGHRRGPRWLRLAGTWTALAAFSTLALAVPLQNTRYYLGGSSTDNGFRMQYMTRMAENLGLVDMNYVDTAPYYPAGWFWLGGRFANLLGWEGWAAYKPYAIVWVAVTSVVAFTLWSVVIRRRLALLAALATTLAGLLHGVHEPYAWPSAAWLPPVAVLTWHAMRRESSAPRWTLACIGAYVGFAAVTYTLHFGFAVLLFVTMAIVLGLLRISRGARVGDTVKRMFLRLLPVGVVSALIALLVWLPYIVATQFFLDNPRSAALHYLPEEGAFLPMPMTEGNALGVLCLVGLVWLLIRCHRNEIAAAMLTTVVAVYTWFVLSTLALVAKTTLLAFRLTVILEVVLVVAGVLGLLELIGYLRNRIDARHAAQVTLVTAALGLVGTVTITQGAIGTAMQPAVQQAYTDYYPTGDTARGEQDPEKTGAWTDELIATISGLTGREPQDNIVMSTDYKIMSFRPYWGYQQETPHYANPLGEYADRAERITNWSKASSSADLVRMLNNDPYGAPNVFVLRLPTDGQEQDAQEPAQADEATQPDDEGAGKLALQLKGDSFPQQPNVRDYDVYFDPAVFASPEFETRDVGPYRVVVRR from the coding sequence GTGGCGGGATTCTTCCCCCAGCCGACCGTGACCGGTCCGAGCCCGACCGACGAACCCCGCCAGGACTCCGCCGTCCGCCTGCCGCTGCGCAGCACGGTCGTGGAGTTGCTGCTCGGGTCGGTGCTGGCGGTCGTGGTGAGCATGGTGCTGCAGTTCGCGGCGACCCGCCTGAGCATCAGCGAGCCGAGCTACGCGCCGGAGGCGCTCGCCGCGGTCGCCACCGGCCTCGTCGTGCTCGTGCTGTTCACGCTGCTGACGTTCGGGCATCGGCGTGGCCCGCGCTGGCTGCGGCTGGCCGGGACGTGGACGGCGCTGGCGGCGTTCAGCACGCTGGCGTTGGCCGTCCCGCTGCAGAACACGCGGTACTACCTCGGCGGCTCGTCGACCGACAACGGCTTCCGCATGCAGTACATGACGCGGATGGCCGAGAACCTCGGTCTCGTCGACATGAACTACGTCGACACCGCCCCGTACTACCCGGCGGGCTGGTTCTGGCTCGGCGGCCGGTTCGCGAACCTGCTCGGCTGGGAAGGCTGGGCCGCCTACAAGCCTTACGCGATCGTGTGGGTCGCGGTGACCAGTGTCGTGGCGTTCACGTTGTGGAGCGTCGTGATCCGGCGGCGGCTCGCACTGCTCGCGGCCCTGGCGACCACCCTCGCAGGCCTGCTGCACGGCGTGCACGAGCCGTACGCGTGGCCGTCCGCGGCGTGGCTGCCGCCGGTGGCGGTGCTGACTTGGCACGCCATGCGCCGCGAGAGCTCCGCGCCACGCTGGACTCTGGCGTGCATTGGCGCCTATGTCGGGTTCGCCGCCGTCACCTACACGCTGCACTTCGGTTTCGCGGTGCTGCTGTTCGTCACGATGGCGATCGTGCTCGGCCTGTTGCGGATCTCCCGGGGCGCGCGGGTCGGCGACACCGTGAAGCGGATGTTCCTGCGGCTGCTGCCCGTCGGCGTCGTCAGCGCCCTCATCGCGCTGCTGGTGTGGCTGCCCTACATCGTGGCGACCCAGTTCTTCCTCGACAATCCGCGCAGCGCGGCGCTGCACTACCTTCCGGAGGAAGGCGCGTTCCTTCCGATGCCGATGACCGAGGGCAACGCTCTCGGCGTGCTGTGTCTGGTCGGGCTGGTGTGGCTGTTGATCCGCTGCCACCGCAACGAGATCGCCGCCGCCATGCTCACGACCGTCGTCGCCGTCTACACGTGGTTCGTGCTCTCCACGCTGGCGTTGGTGGCGAAGACGACGCTGCTGGCTTTCCGGCTCACGGTGATCCTGGAAGTGGTCCTCGTCGTGGCGGGCGTGCTGGGACTGCTCGAACTCATCGGATACCTGCGAAACCGGATCGACGCACGGCACGCCGCGCAGGTGACCCTCGTGACGGCCGCGCTCGGGCTCGTCGGCACCGTCACGATCACCCAAGGCGCGATCGGGACCGCGATGCAACCGGCGGTGCAGCAGGCCTACACGGACTACTACCCGACCGGCGACACCGCGCGCGGTGAGCAGGATCCGGAGAAGACCGGCGCCTGGACCGACGAACTCATCGCGACGATCTCCGGTCTGACCGGACGCGAACCGCAGGACAACATCGTGATGAGCACCGACTACAAGATCATGTCGTTCCGGCCGTACTGGGGCTACCAGCAGGAGACGCCGCACTACGCGAACCCGTTGGGCGAGTACGCCGACCGGGCCGAGCGCATCACGAACTGGTCGAAGGCCTCGTCGAGTGCCGACCTGGTGCGCATGCTGAACAACGACCCGTACGGGGCGCCGAACGTGTTCGTGCTGCGCCTGCCCACCGACGGACAGGAACAGGACGCCCAGGAACCGGCTCAGGCGGACGAGGCGACGCAGCCGGACGACGAGGGAGCGGGCAAGCTCGCGCTCCAGCTCAAGGGCGACTCGTTCCCGCAGCAGCCGAACGTGCGCGACTACGACGTGTACTTCGACCCGGCGGTCTTCGCGTCACCGGAGTTCGAGACCCGCGACGTCGGCCCCTACCGCGTCGTCGTCCGCCGCTGA
- a CDS encoding NUDIX hydrolase, with the protein MVHANTQPPVHRCDTGHEVLAAVLRIQDSRLHVLLWQRAQQPALHRWSLPGGTLADTEDVEASIRRQLAEKVDVHQLAHVEQVSVFSTPDRVPGQRIVATAFLGLVPSDLDPVIPGDTRWHPVDDLPPTAFDHDSIVDAARDRLRGKLSYTNIGFALAPEEFTVSELRKLYTAALGYSVSATNLQRVLSRRGVLEPTGRTVSSGPTGGRPAALFRFTTRGLAVTDQFAVLRPPTA; encoded by the coding sequence GTGGTTCATGCTAACACGCAACCTCCCGTTCACCGCTGCGACACAGGTCACGAAGTGCTCGCCGCCGTGCTGCGAATCCAGGACTCACGCCTGCACGTGCTGCTGTGGCAGCGCGCACAGCAACCCGCGCTGCACCGGTGGTCGCTGCCCGGCGGCACCCTCGCCGACACCGAGGACGTCGAAGCCTCGATCCGCCGCCAACTCGCCGAGAAGGTCGACGTCCACCAACTCGCCCACGTCGAACAGGTCTCGGTGTTCAGCACCCCCGACCGCGTCCCCGGCCAGCGCATCGTGGCCACCGCGTTCCTCGGGCTCGTGCCCTCCGACCTCGACCCGGTCATCCCCGGCGACACCCGCTGGCACCCCGTCGACGACCTGCCCCCCACCGCGTTCGACCACGACTCGATCGTCGACGCCGCCCGCGACCGGCTGCGCGGCAAGCTCTCCTACACCAACATCGGCTTCGCGCTCGCGCCCGAGGAGTTCACCGTCTCCGAACTGCGCAAGCTCTACACCGCGGCCCTCGGGTACTCGGTCTCGGCGACGAACCTGCAACGCGTGCTGTCCCGGCGCGGCGTCCTCGAACCCACCGGCCGCACCGTCTCGTCCGGGCCGACCGGAGGACGCCCCGCAGCGCTGTTCCGGTTCACCACACGCGGCCTCGCGGTCACCGACCAGTTCGCCGTCCTGCGCCCGCCCACGGCGTGA
- the nadA gene encoding quinolinate synthase NadA, translating to MATTGTAATAGTVTTGHAWERTDTGYTGVVADAEWAREIRRLADERDAVLLAHNYQLPEIQDVADHTGDSLALSRIAAASTASTIVFCGVHFMAETAKILGPGKTVLIPDERAGCSLADSITAEQLREWKAGFDDPVVVSYVNTTAEVKAETDICCTSSNAVDVVRSVPADRDVLFCPDQFLGAHVQRETGRENLHVWAGECHVHAGINGPELAERAAANPDADLFIHPECGCATSALYLAGEGTVPEDRVKILSTGQMLDAARETGASSVLVATEVGMLHQLRTAAPEIDFRAVNDRASCRYMKMITPAALLRCLSEGADEVHVPLDVAERAKASVERMIAIGTSGGGE from the coding sequence ATGGCGACCACGGGAACTGCGGCCACGGCGGGAACGGTCACCACCGGACACGCCTGGGAGCGCACCGACACCGGCTACACCGGTGTGGTCGCGGACGCCGAGTGGGCGCGCGAGATCCGGCGCCTCGCCGACGAACGCGACGCCGTGCTGCTCGCGCACAACTACCAGCTGCCCGAGATCCAGGACGTCGCCGACCACACCGGCGACTCGCTCGCGCTGAGCCGGATCGCGGCCGCCAGCACCGCGAGCACCATCGTCTTCTGCGGTGTGCACTTCATGGCCGAGACGGCGAAGATCCTCGGCCCGGGCAAGACGGTGCTCATTCCCGACGAACGAGCCGGGTGTTCGCTCGCGGACTCGATCACCGCCGAACAGCTGCGCGAATGGAAGGCCGGATTCGACGACCCGGTCGTGGTCTCCTACGTCAACACCACCGCCGAGGTGAAGGCCGAGACGGACATCTGCTGCACCTCCTCCAACGCGGTCGACGTGGTGCGGTCCGTTCCGGCCGACCGTGACGTGCTGTTCTGTCCGGACCAGTTCCTCGGCGCGCACGTCCAGCGCGAGACGGGACGCGAGAACCTGCACGTCTGGGCCGGTGAGTGTCACGTGCACGCCGGCATCAACGGACCCGAACTGGCCGAACGCGCCGCGGCGAATCCCGACGCCGACCTGTTCATCCACCCGGAGTGCGGCTGCGCGACCTCGGCCCTGTACCTCGCGGGCGAGGGCACCGTGCCCGAAGACCGGGTCAAGATTCTCTCCACGGGACAGATGCTCGACGCCGCGCGGGAGACCGGGGCGTCGTCGGTGCTCGTCGCGACCGAGGTCGGCATGCTGCACCAGTTGCGCACCGCCGCACCCGAGATCGACTTCCGCGCGGTGAACGACCGTGCCTCGTGCCGATACATGAAGATGATCACCCCTGCGGCGCTGCTGCGCTGTCTGAGCGAGGGCGCCGACGAGGTCCACGTGCCACTGGACGTCGCCGAGCGAGCGAAGGCTTCGGTGGAGCGGATGATCGCGATCGGCACCTCGGGCGGTGGCGAGTGA
- a CDS encoding LON peptidase substrate-binding domain-containing protein, translating into MTDTIPLFPLGTVLLPGGALPLHVFEPRYRQLTLDLLHEVVPERRFGIIAIRQGWEVGEGNVDALHDVGCSAVLETAQRLPEDRYDITTTGEHRFRLLQLDTEAAPYLMARVEWLPDTTPEHPATELTERLVSSAMTAHTRYHDSGLRHDHRQELDDDPDPAQLAYTLADDCVLGVDDRQELLAETDPHLRLRLVRQLMLREAEFLRELRAVPASLAEFVQQPGVN; encoded by the coding sequence GTGACGGACACGATCCCGCTGTTCCCGCTGGGAACCGTGCTGCTGCCCGGCGGCGCGCTGCCCCTGCACGTCTTCGAGCCACGCTATCGGCAGCTCACCCTCGACCTGCTCCACGAGGTGGTCCCCGAACGACGGTTCGGCATCATCGCGATCCGTCAGGGCTGGGAGGTCGGCGAAGGCAACGTCGACGCCCTCCACGACGTCGGCTGCAGCGCCGTGCTCGAGACCGCGCAGCGCCTGCCCGAGGACCGCTACGACATCACCACCACCGGCGAGCACCGGTTCCGCCTGCTACAGCTCGACACCGAAGCCGCGCCGTACCTGATGGCCAGGGTCGAATGGCTGCCCGACACCACCCCGGAACACCCCGCGACGGAACTCACCGAACGCCTCGTGTCCTCGGCCATGACCGCACACACCCGCTACCACGACTCGGGGTTGCGCCACGACCACCGACAGGAGCTCGACGACGACCCCGACCCGGCGCAACTCGCGTACACCCTCGCCGACGACTGCGTGCTCGGCGTCGACGACCGGCAGGAACTGCTCGCCGAAACCGATCCGCACCTGCGGCTGCGGCTGGTGCGGCAGCTCATGCTCCGGGAGGCCGAGTTCCTGCGCGAACTCCGCGCCGTGCCGGCCTCACTCGCCGAGTTCGTCCAGCAGCCCGGCGTGAATTGA
- a CDS encoding L-aspartate oxidase: MSWEAAADVVVVGTGVAGLTAALRAREIGLRVLVVTKDTAPAGNTGWAQGGIAVFRPDEHDDGDSVEQHVEDTVVAGAGLCSRAAVRAILTDGAEAVERLRTTGAKFDADSPGSLSRAREGGHSAFRVIHAGGDATGAEVQRALVAATGDGGIPVLEHHCVVELLRGDSGALAGLLALDAAGSPGVVHAPAVVLATGGLGQLYAATTNPEVATADGVALALRAGAVVADLEFVQFHPTVLFAGGARGRRPLVTEAVRGEGAVLVDASGRRVMAGEHPLEDLAPRDVVSEAINRRLAETDAECVYLDASGIGASFARRFPTVHAACREVGVDPAHEPVPVTSAAHYSCGGVVATVDGRTSVSGLYAAGEVARTGLHGANRLASNSLLEGLVVASRAVDAVARDLRAGRISRQRGGYEAIPAAAVVDRDLLQRTMSRHVGIGREARGMGVATRLIDTSSVVRPLRTRQAVEDSSLALTAQALLAAATARTESRGCHRRSDLPNPDNRQWRSSIGWRLDVSGWLIRCDTDTSQSIA; the protein is encoded by the coding sequence GTGAGCTGGGAGGCCGCCGCCGACGTGGTCGTGGTCGGCACCGGCGTCGCCGGGCTGACCGCCGCGTTGCGCGCCCGAGAGATCGGCCTGCGTGTTCTCGTGGTCACCAAGGACACCGCGCCCGCCGGGAACACCGGGTGGGCGCAGGGCGGGATCGCGGTCTTCCGGCCGGACGAGCACGACGACGGCGACAGCGTCGAGCAGCACGTCGAGGACACCGTCGTCGCGGGAGCGGGCCTGTGCTCGCGTGCGGCGGTCCGGGCGATTCTGACCGACGGCGCGGAGGCTGTGGAACGTCTGCGCACCACGGGCGCGAAGTTCGACGCCGACTCCCCGGGGTCGCTGTCCCGGGCTCGCGAGGGTGGGCACAGCGCCTTCCGTGTCATCCACGCGGGCGGGGACGCCACCGGAGCCGAGGTGCAGCGTGCGCTGGTCGCGGCCACCGGCGACGGTGGGATTCCGGTCCTCGAACACCACTGTGTCGTCGAGTTGCTGCGCGGGGACAGTGGTGCGCTCGCCGGTCTCCTGGCCCTGGACGCGGCAGGCAGTCCCGGGGTCGTACACGCTCCCGCAGTCGTCCTCGCCACGGGCGGACTCGGTCAGCTCTACGCCGCCACGACCAACCCGGAGGTCGCGACGGCGGACGGTGTCGCGCTGGCGCTGCGGGCGGGTGCGGTCGTCGCGGACCTGGAGTTCGTGCAGTTTCATCCAACGGTGCTTTTCGCGGGCGGGGCGCGCGGACGCAGGCCCCTGGTGACCGAGGCAGTGCGCGGCGAGGGTGCCGTGCTGGTCGACGCGAGCGGACGACGGGTGATGGCGGGTGAGCATCCGCTGGAAGACCTCGCACCGCGGGACGTCGTCTCCGAGGCCATCAACCGGCGGCTCGCGGAAACCGACGCGGAGTGCGTGTACCTCGACGCGAGCGGAATCGGCGCGTCGTTCGCCCGGCGGTTCCCGACGGTGCACGCGGCCTGTCGTGAGGTGGGAGTCGACCCGGCTCACGAGCCCGTTCCGGTCACCAGCGCCGCACACTACTCCTGCGGCGGGGTCGTGGCCACTGTGGACGGACGAACGTCCGTGTCCGGTCTGTACGCGGCGGGCGAGGTCGCCCGGACCGGACTGCACGGCGCGAACCGGCTCGCCTCGAACAGTCTGCTGGAGGGGCTGGTCGTCGCCTCGCGCGCCGTCGACGCCGTGGCAAGGGATCTTCGTGCGGGACGGATCAGCAGGCAACGGGGCGGGTACGAGGCGATTCCCGCCGCTGCGGTCGTCGACCGGGATCTGTTGCAGCGGACGATGAGCCGGCACGTGGGAATCGGGCGTGAGGCGCGCGGCATGGGCGTCGCCACCCGGCTCATCGACACCTCGTCGGTCGTCCGGCCGTTGCGGACCAGGCAAGCAGTCGAGGACTCGTCGCTCGCGCTGACGGCGCAGGCGTTGCTGGCGGCGGCGACCGCGCGGACCGAGTCCCGAGGCTGCCACCGTCGATCCGACCTGCCGAATCCGGACAACAGGCAGTGGCGGTCGAGCATCGGATGGCGACTCGACGTCTCCGGCTGGCTCATCCGCTGCGACACCGACACTTCCCAAAGTATTGCTTAG
- a CDS encoding cytochrome P450 family protein yields MTVRHGCPAIDEEFLQEPHRHFAQLRREGPAVQVVSPNGLPVWLVTRYADARVALTDPRFSKDYRSFGELLRRKAGGEPPAWLDALQAHMLNLDPPDHTRLRKLVAKVFTARRVAALRPRIEEITEQLLDRMADESEVDLLDAFAFALPMQVICELLGVPAEDRDNFRTWSQGVLEAGDQERARETTMRLAEYLVALIERRRHEPGKDDLITALLEVRDESDRLSEQELISMLFLLLVAGHETTVNLIANCVLALLDHPAQKAALRADPGRVDAVIEETLRYDGPINMATLRHTVEDVELSEGVTIPRDETVIVGLASANRDGERFDAAETFDADNDAQGHLAFGHGIHFCVGAPLARLEGQIAVRRLVERFPDLALAVPRDSLTYRFSGIIRGLETFPVTLRQ; encoded by the coding sequence ATGACCGTGCGCCACGGATGTCCGGCGATCGACGAGGAATTTCTGCAGGAGCCGCACCGGCATTTCGCCCAGTTGCGCCGCGAAGGACCTGCGGTGCAAGTCGTGAGCCCGAACGGGCTTCCGGTCTGGCTGGTCACCCGGTACGCCGATGCGCGCGTGGCGTTGACCGACCCCCGGTTCAGCAAGGACTACCGCAGCTTCGGCGAGTTGTTGCGGCGCAAGGCGGGCGGGGAGCCGCCGGCGTGGCTCGACGCGCTGCAGGCACACATGCTCAACCTGGATCCGCCGGATCACACCCGGTTGCGCAAGTTGGTGGCGAAAGTCTTCACGGCACGCCGCGTGGCCGCGCTGCGCCCCAGGATCGAGGAGATCACCGAGCAGCTGCTGGACCGGATGGCCGACGAGTCCGAAGTGGACCTGCTGGACGCGTTCGCTTTCGCGCTGCCGATGCAGGTGATCTGCGAGTTGCTGGGCGTGCCCGCCGAGGACCGCGACAACTTCCGGACGTGGTCGCAGGGCGTCCTCGAAGCGGGAGACCAGGAACGGGCGCGGGAGACCACGATGCGCCTCGCCGAGTATCTCGTGGCGCTGATCGAACGCAGGCGGCACGAGCCGGGCAAGGACGATCTGATCACCGCCCTGCTGGAGGTCCGGGACGAATCCGACCGGCTCAGCGAGCAGGAACTGATCTCGATGCTGTTCCTGCTGCTGGTCGCGGGGCACGAGACCACGGTCAACCTCATCGCCAACTGCGTCCTCGCGCTGCTGGACCATCCGGCGCAGAAGGCGGCGTTGCGCGCCGATCCCGGGCGGGTGGACGCGGTGATCGAAGAGACCCTCCGTTACGACGGACCGATCAACATGGCGACGCTGCGGCACACCGTGGAGGACGTCGAACTGTCCGAGGGGGTCACGATTCCCAGGGACGAGACGGTGATCGTCGGGTTGGCCTCCGCGAACCGGGACGGCGAGCGTTTCGACGCGGCCGAGACCTTTGACGCCGACAACGACGCGCAAGGCCACCTCGCGTTCGGGCACGGAATCCACTTCTGTGTGGGCGCGCCGCTCGCGCGTCTCGAAGGGCAGATCGCGGTGCGGCGGCTCGTCGAGCGGTTCCCGGACCTCGCGCTGGCGGTGCCCCGGGACTCGCTGACGTACCGGTTCAGCGGCATCATCCGCGGCTTGGAGACCTTTCCCGTCACCCTGCGCCAATAG
- a CDS encoding DUF2567 domain-containing protein has translation MQEPAGGSAPDGSVETDGGRGQAGAVSGPENGPALVPAFATEQSQVSVKPDLLPAVSALSLLSLFGLPLGWVWSRLAPPQQSTVVDGGATSSVLMESYHSFDALAIFLLLSGGLGVLVGGAAWMLRSRRGPVFLLGAVLGAAVAGWLGMRLGTAFAAGLYALPAASQVGDLVTVAPSIDTPWVVLMAPLGVALAYGLAASWNGMDDLGRRH, from the coding sequence GTGCAGGAACCAGCAGGGGGGTCGGCGCCGGACGGCTCGGTCGAGACGGACGGCGGCCGCGGACAGGCGGGCGCAGTGTCGGGACCGGAGAACGGACCTGCGTTGGTTCCCGCGTTCGCCACCGAGCAGTCGCAGGTCTCCGTCAAGCCGGACTTGCTGCCCGCCGTGAGTGCGCTCTCGCTGCTGTCGTTGTTCGGGCTGCCGCTGGGGTGGGTGTGGTCACGGCTCGCTCCGCCGCAGCAGAGCACCGTCGTCGACGGCGGAGCGACGAGCTCGGTGCTGATGGAGAGCTACCACAGCTTCGACGCGCTGGCGATCTTCCTGCTGCTCTCCGGTGGTCTGGGCGTTCTCGTGGGCGGCGCGGCCTGGATGCTGCGCTCGCGCAGGGGTCCGGTGTTCTTGCTCGGGGCGGTGCTCGGTGCGGCCGTCGCGGGCTGGCTGGGCATGCGGCTGGGCACCGCGTTCGCGGCCGGGTTGTATGCGCTGCCCGCCGCGTCGCAGGTGGGCGATCTCGTCACGGTGGCGCCGAGCATCGACACGCCGTGGGTGGTGCTCATGGCGCCGCTGGGGGTGGCGCTCGCCTACGGCTTGGCGGCGTCCTGGAACGGCATGGACGACCTCGGCCGCCGGCACTGA